The window GGGAGATCGGCAACTTATGTTATAAATTGTAGTATGGTGGGATAAATAAAACTAGAAAGGGGATGGACTCATTGCAGCGTTAGGATTTAAAATAAAGCTCTAGAAGTGAAGAGAATTAACTATAAGATTATCTCATTAAGTTTATTGTAGGAAAATTATGAAATTAACATCATGAGTGTCTATGCACTACAAATAGAATTAGACGAGAAAACTAAAATGAAAATTTGGTTGATATGAATAGTAGGACAACCTTTGTCCAATAGATCCCATGGGACTAGAGGCCATAGAAGGAAGTTGAATGGGAGTTAGAAGCTAATGTAGATATTCTGAGGAAGTAAATGACAAGTTGCATTAAGAAAGTAATAAGAGAAGTATTTGGTGCATTTAGATGCTTAGGGGTTCAACTAGAAAAGTCATGATTGCCTTTAtccccaagaaaaaaaaaaaaaaaaaaaccagaaaagtCGTGATTGTTGAATGAAATGTGTAAAGAGCTATTAAAGTAAAAAGACAGTTATGAAGGAAGTTACCAACAAATGAATTTTGAATATCAAAAGCCTTTAAAGAGTATATTAAAGTAAATAGACAGTTTCGTCATGCTCTTGTAGACCTCCATATGCACCAGTCTGCAGGTGCGGCAAAATGCAGGTTGAAGGTGATAAAAGGGGACAAGTACACTAAGAGAAGTTGTCTCAAAAGATCAACACAAGCTTATATAAGAATAAACATAATAGAATCAAAAGATCTATATAGGGTACATTAACTAATTGGAGTCAAGTGTTAAGGCTTAGTCATTACATTTCTGTTGTGTCCAATGTTTGTGAGGAGTTCTCTTAATCGGGTTAGAGACGCCTATGTTCATGTAGAAATAAGTGTTTGATTTAAAGAACTTTTAATTCTAAGGGAATCCCTAATTTGTCTTCATAGATAATTCATATTGTATGACACGGACCTTAATACCTCAttacaaaaaaaggaaaaaaaaatgaagaagaagaagaaatgggcCTTAATAGAGCAGAACCGGTATGGATGATTTATATATTCGAACCAATTAATCCGGGGAAACCAAATGAATGGGTATGGGTGTCCTATCACTTTTCTGAATTATTTATTTTGCTTTAATTACCGCTATTTAACTACAATCAAATATAAGAGGGGCACTAAAATCTTGTTTGTGGATATCTTAATGGCAACAACCTTTTGACCATTCTGTTGTCGTAAATACTGACTTTAATTTTCATGTTGTGCATATGCATTAGTGCTTGAACAGTTGAACTTGTACATTCTAGCATTTTGCTACGGTTTGATTTATGAAAGACCAAATGAGATGATATCATGCTTCACGATTGTTGAGACCTCTTTGATATAGTACATTCTAGCTtcggcaaaatacatcaaaacacccctaaactatacccaaaatgtcgatatcacacctaaactatatgagcgacctattacacaccttatGTATCTAAAACTGATATTTTTTACTCCCTGAGAACTGAAAACCAGTCTCAGGTGTGGGAGTGTTCCACACGCGCGCGACACGTCAGCGACACGTGGTTGCTAACCCAGTTTGCCGGAGAAGATGAGACGGAGCATTGGTGATGCTACGTTGCTTCAATGGtgcccacaaaaaaattaattcttTTGGACTGAAAACTAGATTACTACTAAATCTCAGCAAACTCCATTGGATTTATGGATCTATGAGTTAAAATAGGCTCTTCAATAGAAAAAACGGATTTTAGCCATCAAAGCTTCAACCACGTCACCCCCGCCCCGACGCCCCACaccattcttcttcttcaacaataATTTCCAACAGACCATCTTCTTCCAATTTTGCTTCTAGTTCTCATTCAAATCACCAATTTAAGGAAACCCGCAAATACCTGTTTGCTTCATCTTTTTCTTCTAGACAATCCAGACTTGACAAATTTATCCAAATTCATTCTTCCACCACCAAGAATCAAAGCACAGATCATATATTTAATCACCCACCTTCAAACCCTCCACTAATATCATTTCAATCACCAGAAAATTCAAGCTACACAAATTGGATTCAAAATGCTCTCTTGCATCCAACTGCTCATATGTTTAAATATTCACCCAAATAACCAGTAATCTACACAAAGAGACAGAGGCAAGCTTTATGAAACAAAAATCGGAAAATATTGGAAGAACGGGGGAACATGGACATCCAACAGCTGCAaattttttcatgaatttgggtgaaCAAGAAGAGCTTCAAATAGTGGTTTGTACAGCAAAAATTTAGTCGACAACCGGAGCTATTGACCGGGGAAACTCAGAGGCGACAGAAACCAAAAATAGGAACCACAAATGATACCCCTCGAATAACCTAGCAACCTGGACGTTCACTGGTGTTGGAACTGGTTTTCTTTTAGCTACGTTTTGCGCAGAGAAGAAGAGAGAGGATGGTGGGTATGATAATGAAGAAACTGAAGGGGgcgtggaaaaaaaaaaactattcttttttcttttttggggtGGGGGGGTTAATTTAGATTTGGACgcgccttttttattttttatttttatatatatttaagttttttgccacgtcagcttTTGGGTGGTATAAGTTCCACTTTAAATAAGGATAAGGGGGTAATAGATCGCTCGATTAGTTGGAGTGTGAATTCGACTTTTCAGGTATAGTTCAGGGTGGAAACCATGTATTTTGCCTTCTAGCTTCTGCTACAAGTTTGATTTGAAAGATCAGATAAGAGGACCATCTGAAGAGCCTTATGATTGTTGAACtgtttccctttttatttttaatattgtaCATGGCATGGAATGTGCTGTAATGAATCTGGCTTTGTAGGTTATAGCAGCTGTCGGCTTTGACAGGAAGAGGCCTGATATTCCAAGAAACTTGAATCCTGCAGTGGCGACTATTATTGAGGCCTGCTGGGCTGAGTGCGTTTCTTTTACTCGTCTCTAAGTTCAAGCTAATTGGCttgaacttatttttttaattgaaaaaGTTCAAGCCAATTAGTTTCGTGATTGTTTTAATGTGTTAACTTAAGGTTACTTTCGATAATGTTGTAGTGAGCCGTGGAGACGCCCCTCCTTTTCCACTATCATGGATATGCTGAGACCGCAAATTAGATCTCCTCTACCTCAACCAGGTCACACAGACATGCAGTTGCACGCATGAATACGTGTGATAACCGTATGATTTGTGCACATATTTTGCATTTGGCCATGTTTCTGGATTATGTCAGGTTTGTCTATATCCAAATCTGTTTCCTCGTTATACTGAATTTTAAAGCTATTGCCCTTGGTATGTCACATCTTAGTCTAGGTAAGTTAACACTAGGTGACCGGTGCCAACAGTAGTAGTAGAATAATTTGGTAGGATATTTGGAAAAACTTCTTTCCATGACACTTTCTTGGATTTTGGATGCTTTAGAAACTGCTGGAGCTAAAAGGCATTAGTTTAGACTGGCCATGACATCATAACAGCTAGTATTCTGTTAAGAGGCCCAGCCTAACAAACCTAGATAGGTGCCAATGATCCACTATCAAGCTTCAGCTTGAGTAATATCGGATTGAATTTTCAATAAGAAGGTGCAGCCTTTTACTTTCTTGCAGTTCGATGGCAATTGTTTTATGACAATACTTGTAGGGAAGTTTCTGCCCGTTTATAGGGTGGTGAAGTTTGATGGATACATCTGTATGTTTTGCAGGCTTGTATCTCTGCATAGTAGTTCAGACTTCCTGTGGATAAAACTAAGTTTTCTTCTCAAATTCAAGCAGCTGCCCATTGCCTTACTCCTTTGCATTGGGCATGACCAAGTGATTTTGTTCAATGTCAATTTTTTGTAATCTTTGTCTAGAATTCATGTTTGTATAACTATATGTAAAAGCATTATAATGGAACTTTGGGTCATAGAAATGCTCACATAAATCACACACCATGTTAGTGTGCGCTTTATGGTGACATGTACGTTTGTTTCATATGTAGCTTTCCTTTGTTTTGATTGCTTCGTCAAAAAGAATAGAAAGTGGATCACAGACACAACTTGGAAAAGAGAGTTCCTTAAAGCAATTGAATATGGCTTGTAAGTGTGCATGTATGGTTTTGGTTGCGAAGACAGAATAGTAGTCGACTTTTAACACCACTAAAAGATGCTAATTGCAAAGTGATTCTGGTTGACCGAGGTGTTTTCAAGTGAGGGAATAACGAATGATTTTAGATACTTTTGACACATATTAGATCTTCGGTATTGTTATAACGTGAAGGGATTATgagtgaaaatacataaaagCGCGTACAAAATCATGCttgataaatatgaatattatcaGTTCTATCAAATTATCAAACGCTAGACTAATTCGATAGATAGTAATAAGGATATCCAGATGTGCAAAATCATGCTTGAAGAAACAGTAGGCACGACCTGAAGAGTGGCATCACACTGTGTTCTGATGTAGTACTTTGCTATTATTATCTGTGTAATTACTAAGATTTCGTTATTGCAGGACTGATTTCACAGGATAATTACTGCTTCAAAATTTTATTAGCTTGACGAAAATAAGAAACATAGGTGCTTAAACATAGCTACTTCTCTTTTCGGATGTTGATTCGTCGTATCAGGTTGGAGTTCCGCATCGTGCGAAAATATTATTAGAGTTCAGACTTCTATTGGTTGAATTATATAACGCTAAAGAGACGCCTCCAAATAAATAGAACTAAATAACTAAATATTAATTTTGCCAGTACTGATGTTTCCAAATAACTAGAAACATGCATCAAAAATATACCAAACGAAGGAAAATTCACGTAATGGATTTCATCAAACATAAGAAAAATCAAAATAACAATGACAACCATGGCGCTGAGATCAGAAAGCTCCCCAGATGATATTTTTGACAACAATCACCCGGCTCGGTTCACAGAAAGCTGGGATTAGACTACTCTGAGCACAGTAGATCCGAAAACCTATCGTGATCATTCATTTACTGAGGTTAGATCCAAATATGCGTAGTGCCTAAAGCATATAAGCAAAGGCAGGCAGAACAAAATTGATTTGACCCAGCAGAAGAAACTAAAGCATCGCGCTGCACAAGGGTCGAATAAAAATCACTCAGTATCCAACTTCTGCTTCTTTTCCTCGGGCACCTCTGTCGTTCCATGTTTCAACTTAGCTTCTCGACGCTCCCTTTTAACTCCTTTAGCTTTGTGAGGCAGTGCCACACTTCCAACCTACAGAAAGGAATAATTTTTCACTGCTAAACAGAGGCAtcgaatttatttattttaaaaaaaaatcaaccatGTAATGTCTTCTTACCTTCTGATCAGGAATGTAAATCTTTCCGAGTTTTCCTTGAATAGCATCTTTGACAACATTTTTCTCCTGAAAATAAGAGTAACAACATCAATATCTCACAACTCATGTCAGTCAAAGAAAGATTTGAAAGAGTAACTAAGCCAATCAAACCTTCTTCTTTGCTTTTTCAAGAGAAGTTCTCATAGCTTCTTTCCTTAGACTGTCATCAGGGAGACGATGTCGCCGAGTTACCAAGTCCATGGAAGGTCCAACCTCAACTAATTCTATTTTTGGAACTATTGTACCGGATTTTTTAAGACGGAGTGCACAATGTGTGAAGAAAACCCTATTTGGTGACACagctacacatacatatacacgatCTAATCCAGCAAGGTTCAAGTTGGTCACGACCTGCATTATTGAACCCACAAACATTAATTGTACTCCTTCCAGTTCAAAGAAGCAAAGCAAAAAAGTTATTGAGAAAAAGAACAAACCTCGCCATGGAATAGATCGAGCAAAACTTCTTTTAAATGTTTCAACTCTTCATTGCTCTCAAATCCTTCTCCAATAAAGGTGAAAAGGGGTTTTGACCCAATTTTAGGAGCCAAATTCTTATCATATTTGAAAGACTTCATGCTTTTGAACTCTTCTACTCCTACCTCTACAAGATCGTAAATGTGGTGATCATAGGTTCGCCCAATAACAAGATTGTTAGGGCGCTTCTTGGAGTGAGAACCATACTGCAAAATGAGAAAAGACTTGTCAGTGGGACAGAAAACAAAAGATGGGAAGCAACAAGGAAAAGGTCCtgaacaaaaaagaagaaaaatattccTGATAAAGAGATAAAGTAGAAAGTTAAACATTTTATACAAAGATAGCCTAATGCTGAAATTAAGATTTTCAACACGGTAACTAGAGTTGCAAGACACATCTCACACTGAGTATCCTAACTGCATAAA is drawn from Lycium barbarum isolate Lr01 chromosome 8, ASM1917538v2, whole genome shotgun sequence and contains these coding sequences:
- the LOC132607167 gene encoding ribosome production factor 2 homolog, with protein sequence MMKFKTPQKGRIRRELEKRAPKLVETGKKTLILHGTKTSQVLNEVMTEIYHLKRDNSVKYTRKNDNIRPFESGGETSLEFFSLKTDCSLFVYGSHSKKRPNNLVIGRTYDHHIYDLVEVGVEEFKSMKSFKYDKNLAPKIGSKPLFTFIGEGFESNEELKHLKEVLLDLFHGEVVTNLNLAGLDRVYVCVAVSPNRVFFTHCALRLKKSGTIVPKIELVEVGPSMDLVTRRHRLPDDSLRKEAMRTSLEKAKKKEKNVVKDAIQGKLGKIYIPDQKVGSVALPHKAKGVKRERREAKLKHGTTEVPEEKKQKLDTE